The following proteins are encoded in a genomic region of Comamonas resistens:
- a CDS encoding OPT family oligopeptide transporter: MEKNTLSREFTLRGVILGALITLAFTAANVYLGLKVGLTFASAIPAAVISMALLYRFKDSNILENNLVQTQASAAGTLSSVIFVLPALLMLGLWSGFPFWQTALICAAGGTLGVLYTVPLRRVMVVQSDLPYPEGVAAAEVLRVGESQRHQSDASAGTPRSGLRDLGWGAALAALFGFLSGGLRVLGEAINLWIPVGGVALRVAAGFSPALLAAGYLMGAAAGVAVLVGLVLCWGVVVPWLTAHATPAAGQAVSDLASQLWSGKARFLGAGVIGISALWTVGTLAGPIIQAIRRQPARASGSSAAAGDETDKDMPRSWMLLIGLAALAVLFLVVNGFVHEHMPELSDAARYGLAALCVLFAAVFGFLVAAACGYMAGLVGSSASPISGIGIIATILMALALLGLHATVPAFAQSVSGQLGVALVLFMVSVILAMASISNDNLQDLKTGYLVGATPWRQQVVLIIGCLVGAAVIPPVLDLLYNAYGFAGSLPRAGMDPSQALAAPQATLMKQIATGIFSGSLDWTMLGLGVAVGVVVIVLDVVLRNSGKGALPPLAVGLGIYLPPTIGLTLTIGAVLGFFLQRAIKAYGQRLGKDWAAAAEERGLLLASGLIVGESLMGIVIAALIGFSGKDAPLAIVGADFAPAMWLGLLCFAALCAFFYKRVLSR, encoded by the coding sequence ATGGAAAAAAATACTTTATCGCGTGAATTCACGCTGCGCGGCGTCATTCTGGGCGCGCTCATCACGCTGGCCTTCACGGCGGCCAATGTCTATCTGGGCCTCAAGGTCGGGTTGACCTTTGCCTCGGCCATCCCGGCGGCCGTGATCTCCATGGCGCTGCTGTACCGCTTCAAGGATTCCAACATTCTCGAGAACAATCTGGTGCAGACCCAGGCCTCGGCCGCGGGCACGCTGTCGTCGGTGATCTTCGTGCTGCCGGCGCTGCTGATGCTGGGCCTGTGGTCGGGCTTTCCGTTCTGGCAGACGGCACTGATCTGCGCGGCCGGCGGCACGCTGGGCGTGCTCTACACCGTGCCGCTGCGCCGTGTGATGGTGGTGCAGTCCGATCTGCCCTATCCCGAAGGCGTGGCCGCAGCCGAGGTGCTGCGCGTGGGCGAGAGCCAGCGCCATCAAAGCGACGCCTCTGCCGGTACGCCGCGCTCGGGCCTGCGTGATCTGGGCTGGGGCGCGGCTCTGGCGGCGCTGTTCGGCTTTCTGAGCGGCGGCCTGCGCGTGCTGGGTGAGGCCATCAATCTCTGGATTCCCGTGGGCGGCGTGGCTCTGCGCGTGGCCGCAGGCTTTTCGCCGGCGCTGCTGGCCGCGGGTTACCTCATGGGCGCGGCTGCGGGTGTAGCCGTCTTGGTGGGTCTGGTGCTGTGCTGGGGTGTGGTCGTGCCCTGGCTCACGGCCCACGCCACACCGGCCGCTGGCCAGGCCGTCAGCGACCTGGCCAGCCAGCTGTGGAGCGGCAAGGCGCGCTTTCTGGGCGCCGGTGTGATCGGCATCTCGGCGCTGTGGACCGTGGGCACGCTGGCCGGTCCCATCATCCAGGCCATCCGCAGGCAGCCCGCTCGCGCGTCGGGCAGCTCGGCTGCGGCGGGCGACGAAACCGACAAGGACATGCCGCGCAGCTGGATGTTGCTCATCGGTCTGGCCGCGCTGGCCGTGCTGTTCCTGGTCGTCAACGGCTTTGTGCACGAGCATATGCCCGAGCTGTCGGATGCCGCGCGCTACGGGCTGGCGGCGCTATGCGTGCTGTTTGCCGCCGTGTTCGGCTTTTTGGTCGCGGCGGCCTGCGGCTATATGGCGGGCCTCGTGGGCTCGTCGGCCAGCCCCATTTCGGGCATAGGCATCATCGCCACCATTCTCATGGCGCTGGCGCTGCTGGGGCTGCATGCTACGGTGCCCGCCTTCGCGCAAAGCGTCTCGGGCCAGCTCGGTGTGGCGCTGGTTCTGTTCATGGTCTCCGTCATCCTGGCCATGGCCTCTATCTCCAACGACAACCTGCAGGATCTGAAGACCGGTTACCTGGTCGGCGCCACGCCCTGGCGTCAGCAGGTGGTGCTGATCATCGGCTGCCTGGTCGGCGCAGCCGTGATCCCGCCCGTGCTGGACCTGCTCTACAACGCCTACGGCTTTGCTGGCTCGTTGCCGCGCGCAGGCATGGACCCCAGCCAGGCGCTGGCTGCCCCCCAGGCCACACTGATGAAGCAGATCGCCACCGGCATCTTCAGTGGCTCGCTGGACTGGACCATGCTGGGTCTGGGCGTGGCGGTCGGCGTGGTCGTCATCGTGCTGGACGTGGTGCTGCGCAACAGTGGCAAGGGCGCGCTGCCGCCGCTGGCCGTGGGCCTGGGCATCTACCTGCCGCCCACCATCGGCCTGACGCTGACCATCGGTGCCGTGCTGGGCTTTTTCCTGCAGCGCGCCATCAAGGCCTACGGCCAGCGTCTGGGCAAGGACTGGGCGGCTGCGGCCGAAGAGCGCGGCTTGCTGCTGGCCTCGGGCCTGATCGTGGGAGAAAGCCTGATGGGCATAGTCATTGCCGCGCTGATCGGCTTCAGCGGCAAGGATGCGCCGCTGGCCATCGTGGGCGCGGATTTCGCCCCTGCCATGTGGCTGGGCCTGCTGTGCTTTGCGGCCCTGTGCGCCTTCTTCTACAAGCGGGTGCTGAGCCGCTAA
- a CDS encoding acyl-CoA thioesterase — MARIQFELPAQFLFSTEMQIYISHVNQGGHLDNAQLLTLVSEARVRFFKHLGYRESDVQGHGVVVGDIVAQYKSEGFHGETMRVEMTPADPNKYGFDLVFRMTETASAREVARGKVGVVFVARGERKVAAIPEALRLALFGADPQTRPLA, encoded by the coding sequence ATGGCCCGCATCCAATTCGAGCTTCCCGCGCAGTTTCTGTTCTCCACCGAGATGCAGATCTACATCAGCCACGTCAACCAGGGCGGCCATCTGGACAACGCCCAGTTGCTGACCCTGGTGTCCGAGGCGCGCGTGCGTTTTTTCAAGCATCTGGGCTACCGCGAGTCGGACGTACAAGGCCATGGCGTGGTGGTGGGCGACATCGTGGCCCAGTACAAGTCCGAAGGCTTTCACGGCGAGACCATGCGCGTGGAGATGACGCCGGCCGACCCCAACAAGTACGGCTTTGACCTGGTCTTTCGCATGACCGAGACAGCCAGCGCCCGCGAGGTGGCGCGCGGCAAGGTCGGCGTGGTGTTCGTGGCCAGGGGCGAACGCAAGGTGGCGGCTATTCCCGAGGCATTGCGGCTGGCGCTGTTCGGCGCTGATCCTCAAACCAGGCCGCTCGCCTAG
- a CDS encoding alpha/beta hydrolase yields the protein MPSKLLKLLLWLIALCVALYLCICGYMFAQQRNMIFQGGLTQLPQEQTNFSLQRDVLLRGWQWHPAEGKVRGVVLYFGGNAENIEHHLPLLTQTFPHSDIYMLAYRGYGASEGQPSEPLLTQDAVALFDEVRHLHPQQPITVIGRSLGTGVASAVAELRQPDQLVLITPFDSMLNTVRGMYGWLPVKLLLRDPFDSAAHLQGYSGPILVLRASHDDTVAPARTDALLASLKGKAVEVLTLPHTGHSSILRAPALWDAVARFANSAG from the coding sequence ATGCCCTCCAAGCTGCTCAAGCTCCTGCTCTGGCTGATCGCCCTGTGCGTGGCGCTCTATCTTTGCATCTGCGGCTATATGTTTGCGCAGCAGCGCAACATGATTTTCCAGGGCGGGCTCACGCAGCTGCCGCAGGAACAGACCAATTTCTCGCTGCAGCGTGATGTGCTGCTACGCGGCTGGCAGTGGCATCCGGCAGAGGGCAAGGTCCGCGGCGTGGTGCTCTACTTTGGCGGCAATGCCGAGAACATCGAGCACCACCTGCCGCTCCTGACGCAGACCTTTCCCCACAGCGATATCTATATGCTGGCTTACCGCGGCTATGGCGCCAGCGAAGGCCAGCCTTCCGAGCCGCTGCTGACGCAGGATGCCGTGGCCCTGTTCGATGAAGTCAGGCATCTGCACCCGCAGCAACCCATCACGGTGATCGGGCGCAGCCTGGGCACGGGCGTGGCCTCTGCCGTGGCGGAGCTACGCCAACCCGATCAGCTGGTGCTGATCACCCCTTTTGACAGCATGCTCAACACGGTACGCGGCATGTATGGCTGGCTGCCTGTAAAGCTGCTGCTGCGCGACCCGTTTGATTCCGCCGCGCATCTGCAGGGCTACTCGGGGCCCATTTTGGTGCTGCGCGCCAGCCACGACGATACGGTGGCCCCTGCACGCACCGATGCCCTGCTGGCAAGCCTCAAGGGCAAAGCCGTGGAAGTGCTGACCCTGCCGCACACGGGGCACTCCAGCATTTTGCGGGCTCCCGCACTGTGGGATGCCGTGGCGCGGTTCGCGAATTCCGCCGGCTAG
- a CDS encoding excinuclease ABC subunit A — MIFSNASLIESEKERNLCTKFFAGYFFNEFTPGYTKRITLFNRYIQEVSGREDLGLHSPNVSFDTHAYLCHERLRSKLSDVLISDPARQVFLFIETKYLTNWTYAADVAKGLERLDKVFDAEKKPHLAGARQHYFVLTSRRKEEAAGRPVQHYAPVNVPIFVPTPAAPAGAAEADTAEPSKTSFTSLLYWEDLAQMCDRSEVRQYMEARLKLCISSSRNQHRAGYFLPGV, encoded by the coding sequence GTGATCTTCTCGAACGCCTCCCTCATCGAATCCGAAAAAGAGCGCAACCTCTGCACCAAGTTTTTTGCCGGTTACTTCTTCAACGAATTCACGCCCGGCTACACCAAGCGCATCACGCTGTTCAACCGCTATATCCAGGAAGTCTCGGGGCGCGAAGACCTGGGCCTGCACAGCCCCAATGTCTCGTTCGACACCCACGCCTATCTGTGCCATGAGCGCCTGCGCAGCAAGCTGTCCGACGTGTTGATCTCCGACCCCGCACGCCAGGTGTTTCTGTTCATAGAAACCAAGTACCTGACGAATTGGACCTATGCCGCCGATGTGGCCAAAGGCCTGGAGCGACTGGATAAGGTCTTCGACGCCGAGAAAAAGCCCCATCTGGCTGGCGCCAGACAGCATTACTTTGTGCTGACCTCACGCCGCAAGGAAGAAGCCGCAGGCCGCCCCGTGCAGCACTATGCCCCCGTGAACGTGCCGATCTTTGTGCCCACCCCGGCTGCGCCCGCGGGAGCGGCCGAGGCCGATACCGCAGAGCCGTCCAAGACATCCTTCACCAGCTTGCTCTACTGGGAAGACCTGGCGCAGATGTGCGATCGCTCGGAAGTGCGGCAGTACATGGAGGCGCGGCTCAAGCTGTGCATCAGCAGCAGCCGGAATCAGCATAGGGCGGGGTATTTTTTGCCAGGAGTGTGA
- the gatB gene encoding Asp-tRNA(Asn)/Glu-tRNA(Gln) amidotransferase subunit GatB, translating into MTVKLINGYEVVIGFETHAQLATNSKIFSRASTAFGAEPNTQACAVDLALPGTLPVMNKKAVECAIKLGLSLGSTIAPRSIFARKNYFYPDLPKGYQISQFEIPVVQGGEVSFYLEEGKNNVLKTVRLVRAHLEEDAGKSVHDEFIGQSGIDLNRAGTPLLEIVTEPDIRSTAEAVAYAKELHKIVTWIGICDGNMQEGSFRCDANVSVRKPGQPLGTRREIKNLNSFRNMQIAIDYEILWQIEQIEDGHKIQQATVLFNPDTGETRAMRTKEDAADYRYFPDPDLPPLVVAPEWVAQVKAEMPELPRTMAARFVESYGLPEYDATTLTQSQAMAAYFEAAAKACGQPKLASNWVMGEISRRLNMEEIGMDQVKVSAEQLGTLIARIHGNVISNNSAKQVFEALWTGEGSDVDAIIEAKDLKQSNDTGALEAIINEVIAANPANVEQYRAGKDKAFNALVGQVMKASKGKANPGQVNELLKAKLA; encoded by the coding sequence ATGACTGTGAAACTGATCAATGGCTACGAAGTCGTCATCGGCTTTGAAACCCACGCCCAGCTGGCGACCAACAGCAAGATCTTCAGCCGTGCCAGCACCGCCTTCGGCGCCGAGCCCAACACCCAGGCCTGCGCCGTGGACCTGGCCCTGCCCGGCACGCTGCCGGTGATGAACAAAAAGGCCGTGGAATGCGCGATCAAGCTCGGCCTGTCGCTGGGCTCGACGATTGCGCCGCGTTCCATCTTCGCGCGCAAGAACTACTTCTACCCCGACCTGCCCAAGGGCTACCAGATCTCCCAGTTCGAGATCCCCGTGGTACAGGGCGGCGAGGTCAGCTTCTACCTGGAAGAAGGCAAGAACAACGTCCTCAAGACCGTGCGCCTGGTGCGCGCCCACCTGGAGGAAGATGCCGGCAAGTCCGTGCACGACGAGTTCATCGGCCAGTCCGGCATCGATTTGAACCGCGCCGGCACGCCGCTGCTGGAAATCGTGACCGAGCCCGATATCCGCTCCACCGCCGAAGCCGTGGCCTATGCCAAGGAACTGCACAAGATCGTCACCTGGATCGGCATCTGCGACGGCAATATGCAGGAAGGCTCGTTTCGCTGCGACGCCAACGTCTCCGTGCGCAAGCCTGGCCAGCCGCTGGGCACACGCCGCGAGATCAAGAACCTGAACTCGTTCAGGAATATGCAGATCGCCATCGATTACGAAATCCTCTGGCAGATCGAGCAGATCGAGGACGGCCACAAGATCCAGCAGGCCACCGTGCTGTTCAACCCCGACACGGGCGAGACCCGCGCCATGCGCACCAAGGAAGACGCGGCCGACTACCGCTACTTCCCCGACCCCGACCTGCCACCGCTGGTCGTGGCGCCCGAATGGGTGGCGCAGGTCAAGGCCGAAATGCCCGAGCTGCCCCGCACCATGGCCGCGCGCTTTGTGGAAAGCTACGGTCTGCCCGAGTACGACGCCACCACGCTGACGCAAAGCCAGGCCATGGCCGCCTACTTTGAAGCCGCCGCCAAGGCCTGCGGCCAGCCCAAGCTGGCGTCCAACTGGGTGATGGGCGAGATCTCGCGCCGCCTGAACATGGAAGAGATCGGCATGGACCAGGTCAAGGTCAGCGCCGAGCAGCTGGGCACCCTGATCGCCCGCATCCACGGCAATGTCATCAGTAACAACTCGGCCAAGCAGGTGTTCGAGGCGCTGTGGACCGGTGAAGGCTCCGATGTGGACGCCATCATCGAAGCCAAGGACCTCAAGCAGTCCAACGACACCGGCGCGCTGGAAGCCATCATCAACGAGGTGATTGCGGCCAACCCCGCCAACGTCGAGCAATACCGCGCCGGCAAGGACAAGGCCTTCAACGCCCTGGTCGGTCAGGTCATGAAGGCCTCCAAGGGCAAGGCCAACCCCGGCCAGGTCAACGAGCTGCTCAAGGCCAAGCTGGCCTGA
- the gatA gene encoding Asp-tRNA(Asn)/Glu-tRNA(Gln) amidotransferase subunit GatA: protein MSQTELHHLSVAELAAQLRAKQVSATEAAQHFLARARQHQNLGAFVSIDEDATLAQARAADALIAAGQGGKLAGVPIAHKDIFVTKDFPSTAASKMLEGYQSPFDATVVKKLADAGVVTLGKLNCDEFAMGGANENSAVAPVGFAEPQPVRNPWDTNRVPGGSSGGSAAAVAARLAPAVTGTDTGGSIRQPASFCGITGIKPTYGRASRYGMIAFASSLDQAGPMGRSAEDCALLLSEMCGPDLDRDSTSLDYPAEDFTAKLNDSIEGLRIGIPAEFFGEGLAGDVRVAVDAALKEYEKLGAKLVPVSLPRTELSVPVYYILAPAEASSNLSRFDGVKFGHRAAKYEDLNDMYKKTRAEGFGDEVKRRIMIGAYVLSEGYYDAYYLQAQKIRRMIADDFQAAFKDCDVIAGAAAPTTAWAIGGKADPVSNYLADIFTLPASLAGLPGLSLPAGFGDGGLPVGLQLIGNYFSESRLLNAAHRFQQATDFHLKQPKGI, encoded by the coding sequence ATGAGCCAAACCGAACTCCATCACCTGAGCGTGGCCGAGCTGGCCGCGCAACTGCGCGCCAAACAGGTCTCGGCCACCGAAGCCGCCCAGCATTTCCTGGCCCGCGCCAGGCAGCACCAGAACCTGGGTGCTTTTGTTTCCATCGATGAAGACGCCACCCTGGCCCAGGCCAGGGCCGCCGATGCCCTGATCGCCGCAGGCCAGGGCGGCAAGCTGGCCGGCGTGCCCATTGCCCACAAGGACATCTTCGTCACCAAGGACTTCCCCAGCACCGCGGCCAGCAAGATGCTGGAAGGCTACCAGTCGCCGTTCGACGCCACCGTGGTGAAGAAGCTCGCCGATGCCGGCGTAGTCACCCTGGGCAAGCTCAATTGCGACGAATTCGCCATGGGCGGCGCCAACGAGAACTCGGCCGTGGCCCCCGTGGGCTTTGCTGAGCCCCAGCCCGTGCGCAACCCCTGGGATACGAATCGCGTGCCCGGCGGCTCGTCCGGCGGCTCGGCCGCTGCCGTGGCCGCGCGCCTGGCCCCGGCCGTGACCGGCACCGACACCGGCGGCTCGATCCGCCAGCCCGCATCGTTTTGCGGCATCACCGGCATCAAGCCCACCTACGGCCGCGCCAGCCGCTACGGCATGATCGCCTTTGCCTCGTCGCTCGACCAGGCCGGCCCCATGGGCCGCAGCGCCGAAGATTGCGCGCTGCTGCTCTCCGAGATGTGCGGCCCCGATCTGGACCGCGACTCCACCAGCCTGGACTACCCGGCCGAAGACTTCACAGCCAAGCTGAACGACTCGATTGAAGGCCTGCGCATCGGCATTCCGGCCGAATTCTTCGGCGAAGGCCTGGCCGGCGACGTGCGCGTCGCCGTGGACGCCGCGCTCAAGGAATACGAGAAGCTGGGCGCCAAGCTGGTGCCCGTGAGCCTGCCGCGCACCGAGCTGTCCGTGCCCGTGTACTACATCCTGGCTCCGGCCGAGGCTTCGTCCAATCTGTCGCGCTTTGACGGCGTGAAGTTCGGCCACCGCGCCGCCAAGTACGAAGACCTCAACGATATGTACAAAAAGACCCGCGCCGAAGGCTTTGGCGACGAGGTCAAGCGCCGCATCATGATCGGCGCCTACGTGCTGTCCGAAGGCTATTACGACGCCTACTATCTGCAGGCGCAGAAGATCCGCCGCATGATTGCCGACGACTTCCAGGCCGCCTTCAAGGACTGCGACGTCATCGCCGGCGCTGCCGCGCCCACCACGGCCTGGGCGATTGGCGGCAAGGCCGACCCCGTGAGCAACTATCTGGCCGACATCTTCACCCTGCCCGCATCGCTGGCCGGCCTGCCCGGTCTCAGCCTGCCCGCAGGCTTTGGCGACGGCGGCCTGCCCGTGGGCCTGCAGCTCATCGGCAACTACTTCAGCGAAAGCAGGCTGCTCAACGCCGCTCACCGCTTCCAGCAAGCCACCGACTTCCACCTGAAGCAGCCCAAAGGCATTTAA
- the gatC gene encoding Asp-tRNA(Asn)/Glu-tRNA(Gln) amidotransferase subunit GatC, whose amino-acid sequence MALNDQDIARIANLARLELSQDESKRMLAQLNNFFGIVEKMQAVDTSGVSPLSHPVAAIQDIALRLRDDLVSESDNRDANMHNAPAAEKGYFLVPKVIE is encoded by the coding sequence ATGGCACTGAACGATCAAGACATTGCGCGTATCGCCAATCTGGCCCGCCTCGAACTGTCACAAGACGAAAGTAAGCGCATGCTCGCGCAACTTAACAACTTTTTCGGCATCGTCGAAAAAATGCAGGCTGTGGATACCTCGGGCGTCAGCCCGCTGTCACATCCGGTGGCGGCCATCCAGGACATCGCCTTGCGGCTGCGCGACGATCTGGTCAGCGAGTCCGACAACCGCGACGCCAATATGCACAACGCACCGGCGGCCGAGAAAGGCTACTTCCTGGTGCCCAAGGTCATCGAGTAA
- a CDS encoding rod shape-determining protein — MFGAFRRYFSTDLAIDLGTANTLIFARDKGIVLDEPSVVAIRHEGGPHGKKVIQAVGREAKAMLGKVPGNIEAIRPMKDGVIADFVITEQMIKQFIKMVHPRSVLTPSPRIIICVPCGSTQVERRAIKDAAEAAGATAVYLIEEPMAAGIGAGLPVSEASGSMVVDIGGGTTEVGVISLGGMVYKGSVRVGGDKFDEAIISYIRRNYGMLIGEPTAEAIKKQIGSAFPGSEVKEMEVKGRNLSEGVPRSFTISSNEVLEALTDPLNQIVSAVKNALEQTPPELGADIAERGMMLTGGGALLRDLDRLLAEETGLPVLVAEEPLTCVVRGCGMALETMDRQGSIFTSD; from the coding sequence ATGTTCGGAGCTTTCCGTCGGTACTTCTCCACCGACCTTGCCATCGACCTTGGCACAGCCAACACCCTGATTTTCGCCCGAGACAAGGGCATTGTTCTTGACGAGCCTTCGGTCGTTGCCATCCGCCATGAGGGCGGCCCCCACGGCAAGAAGGTGATCCAGGCCGTTGGCCGCGAAGCCAAGGCCATGCTGGGCAAGGTGCCCGGCAATATCGAAGCCATCCGCCCGATGAAGGACGGCGTGATCGCTGACTTCGTGATCACCGAACAGATGATCAAGCAGTTCATCAAGATGGTGCATCCACGCTCGGTGCTGACGCCCAGCCCTCGCATCATCATCTGCGTGCCCTGCGGTTCCACCCAGGTCGAACGCCGCGCCATCAAGGATGCGGCCGAGGCTGCGGGTGCCACGGCCGTGTACCTGATCGAAGAGCCCATGGCCGCCGGCATCGGTGCAGGGCTGCCCGTGTCCGAAGCTTCGGGCTCCATGGTGGTGGACATCGGCGGCGGCACGACCGAAGTGGGCGTGATCTCGCTGGGCGGCATGGTTTACAAGGGTTCGGTGCGCGTGGGTGGCGACAAGTTCGATGAGGCCATCATCAGCTACATCCGCCGCAACTACGGCATGCTGATCGGCGAGCCTACGGCAGAAGCCATCAAGAAGCAGATCGGTTCGGCCTTCCCCGGCTCCGAGGTCAAGGAAATGGAAGTCAAGGGCCGCAACCTCTCCGAAGGCGTGCCCCGCAGCTTCACCATCTCTTCCAACGAAGTGCTGGAAGCGCTGACCGATCCGCTCAACCAGATCGTCTCTGCCGTGAAGAACGCGCTGGAGCAGACTCCTCCCGAGCTGGGCGCCGACATCGCCGAGCGCGGCATGATGCTGACCGGTGGCGGCGCGCTGCTGCGCGACCTGGACCGTCTGCTGGCCGAAGAAACAGGCCTGCCCGTGCTGGTGGCCGAAGAGCCTCTGACCTGCGTGGTGCGCGGCTGTGGCATGGCGCTGGAGACCATGGATCGCCAGGGCAGCATCTTCACCAGCGACTGA
- the mreC gene encoding rod shape-determining protein MreC — MTLETLDHRAPSLFKQQASRTSQLALYSALALFLMVADARFKITAPIRTAVSAALAPVQWLVAQPVQAYQNASRYAEVQQQAVAREDAARKELVVMAQRAELAEELLQENTHLRAMLELRERSLTPGQVAEVVYDSPDPYTRRVVIDKGQVDKIEPGSPVLDEKGVIGQVTRVYPTRAEVTLLIDRDQAIPVFNPRTGARSVAYGDASSSRAGGLELRFMPSNADVQEGDLLTTSGVDGLYPQGLPVAKVVTVDRRADSAFTRIYCEPVGRVQGVRHVMVLKPLNRTEHPEAANMAAQAEAEKADRAAKVRSKKEKAAAEKAAKDPA, encoded by the coding sequence ATGACACTGGAAACGCTGGACCATCGCGCGCCATCGCTGTTCAAGCAGCAGGCCTCCCGCACCTCGCAGCTCGCCCTCTACAGCGCCTTGGCGCTGTTTTTGATGGTGGCCGATGCGCGTTTCAAGATCACGGCGCCAATTCGCACCGCAGTGTCTGCGGCGCTGGCTCCCGTGCAGTGGCTGGTGGCCCAGCCTGTGCAGGCCTATCAGAATGCCAGCCGTTATGCCGAGGTGCAGCAGCAGGCCGTAGCCCGCGAAGATGCCGCACGCAAGGAGCTGGTGGTGATGGCCCAGCGCGCCGAGCTGGCCGAAGAGCTGCTTCAGGAAAACACCCATCTGCGTGCCATGCTGGAGCTGCGCGAACGCAGCTTGACCCCGGGGCAGGTGGCTGAGGTGGTCTATGACAGTCCCGACCCTTACACGCGCCGCGTGGTGATCGACAAGGGACAGGTGGACAAGATCGAACCGGGCTCTCCGGTGCTCGACGAAAAAGGCGTGATCGGCCAGGTCACACGCGTCTATCCCACACGCGCCGAGGTCACGCTGCTGATCGACCGCGACCAGGCCATTCCCGTGTTCAACCCCCGTACCGGCGCGCGCAGCGTGGCCTATGGGGATGCCTCCTCTTCCCGTGCCGGTGGGCTGGAGCTGCGCTTCATGCCCAGCAATGCCGATGTGCAGGAGGGCGACCTGCTGACGACCAGCGGCGTCGATGGTCTCTACCCCCAGGGCCTGCCTGTTGCCAAGGTGGTGACGGTGGACCGCCGCGCCGACTCGGCGTTCACCCGTATTTATTGCGAGCCCGTGGGCCGGGTGCAGGGCGTGCGCCATGTGATGGTGCTCAAGCCGCTGAACCGCACCGAGCACCCCGAGGCTGCGAACATGGCCGCGCAGGCGGAAGCCGAAAAAGCTGACCGCGCTGCCAAGGTCCGCAGCAAGAAGGAAAAGGCAGCTGCCGAAAAAGCTGCAAAGGATCCCGCATGA
- the mreD gene encoding rod shape-determining protein MreD, whose translation MIMPRGQQLLLPVNPLFIVFTLLLALFINMLPLGRIIWLPDWLMVLLAFWSLNQPQRVGLGIAFALGLIMDVDRGSLLGQHAMAYTLLVFVTGWMSRRLLWFSSPIQALHLLPLFALAHGVQVLLRVAAGGIFPGPWFLLAAVIETLLWPIVSVLLLAPQRRAPDSDENRPL comes from the coding sequence ATGATCATGCCGCGCGGCCAGCAGCTGTTGCTGCCGGTCAATCCTCTTTTCATTGTCTTCACGCTGCTGCTGGCGCTGTTCATCAACATGCTGCCGCTGGGGCGCATCATCTGGTTGCCGGACTGGCTGATGGTGTTGCTGGCTTTCTGGAGCCTGAACCAGCCCCAGCGCGTGGGCCTGGGCATTGCTTTTGCGCTGGGTCTCATCATGGATGTGGACCGAGGCTCGCTGCTGGGCCAGCATGCAATGGCCTATACGCTGCTGGTCTTCGTGACGGGCTGGATGAGCCGCCGTCTGCTTTGGTTTTCAAGCCCCATACAGGCATTGCATCTGCTGCCGCTGTTTGCCCTGGCACATGGCGTGCAGGTGCTGCTGCGCGTGGCAGCGGGAGGCATCTTCCCTGGGCCCTGGTTTCTGTTGGCGGCGGTGATCGAGACCTTGCTGTGGCCGATAGTCAGCGTGCTGTTGCTGGCGCCGCAGCGTCGTGCGCCCGACAGCGACGAAAACCGTCCTCTGTGA